CGCCGCGGGTCCCGCCGTCACCGCCGTCGCCATCCGCGTCCTCCTATGCCGAGCAGGAGACGAAGGACTGCCCCTCCGCCGTGACCGTGGAGTTCATGGGGACGCCCAATCCGTCGCAGGTGTCGATCTTGTCCCCGTCCAGCAGCAGCTTCTGCCCGCCCACCTTCACGAACGTGCTCCCCGAGACGGCGCTGGGCCGCCCCTCGCCGATCGGCTCGGGGATGGAGAGCGTGGTGGGGATCGGCGCGGGCGCGGGCGGCAGCCAGTTCTTCCCCCCGGTGGGGTGGTGGCCGCCCCCGGGCGCCGTCTGCCCGGGGTCGAGCGAGCTCTTGCTCTGCACCGTCGCCACGGGCTTGCCGCCGATCTTCACGAAGTCGCTCAGCCCGTCTGTCATCTTCCCCTTGTAGTCGAAGTCGCCGACGCCCACGTACGGCACCGTGGGCGGCGGCGCGGCGGGGTTGGTGGCGTTCCCCGTCACGTTGTGCTTGTCCGTCCCCTCGACCTTGTCGTTCTCCACCACCGCGAGCTTGGGCACGGCTTCACGCCTTGTTGAGGTCGATGGTGCTCCCCTTCAGCACGATCGGCTGCCCCGACGCGTCCAGGGTGAAGGGGACCTTGGCGACCAGGTCGAAGGCGCTGGACGTCATCCGCACCACGTTCCCCGTCGCGTCGGTGAGGACGATGCCGTCGGCCGTCATCTCCACCGTGTTCCCGTTGGCGTCGGTCACCACGATCCCGTCCGCCGTCGTCTCCACGGAGTTCTCGTTCGCGTCCAGGACGGAGATCCCGTCCTCGGTGGTCTTGATCGAGTTCCCCGAGCCGTCGGTCACCGTCACCCCCGCCTCGTCGAGGCTGATGACGTGCGAGTGGGTGGCCTCCCAGAGGACGATGCGCTCCTCGCCGTCCTTGTCCTCGAACTGCAGGGTGTGCCCCTTGGCCGTCTTGATGATCTTGCGGGTGGGCGGCGACTGGACCTCCTCCTCCGCGCCGTCCGGCCCGTTCGGCTTCGGCAGGTCCGTCGTCCCGCCGGGCTTGCTCCAGAAGGTCCCCACCCACACGGGGAACTCCAGGTCGCCCTCCTCGAACTCGACCCACACCCCCGCGCCCACCTCGGGGACGAAGAGGAAGCCCCGGTTCGCCTCGCCGCCGTAGGGGACGCAGGGCATCGCCCACCCGGTGGAGACCTGGTCGCCGAGCACGCTGGGGACCTGCACCTTGATGCGCCCCAGCATCTCCGGGTCTTCCACGTCCACCACGATCCCGCGGTACTTGCCGTGGAAGCGGCGCTCCACCTCGTGCGCCAGCCGCGCCACCACCCGCTCCAGGTCCACGGCGCCCCCTACAGCAGCCCCAGGCCGGCCGCGGCCCCGAAGTCCTCGGCGCCCGTGGGAAGGAGCGCGTCGCGCCGCAGGCGGAAGAACTGGGTGTAGCCGTCGCGGTCGAGCGTGTGCCGCACGTACGACACGTACCACACCCCGCTGTAGCTCTCGCCCACCCCCTTCACCGTCACCAGCCCGCGCGGCTTCAGCACGTGCTCGTAGGCGGCGGGGCGCGTCTGCCCCTCGGCCGTGACGAACCAGCTGCCCTCGTCGAAGACGCCCTGGCAGAGCGCGGTCATCTCCGGCGCGCCGGTGGCGGCGTTGCGGGCCACGTAGACCTTGCCGGGGTCCACCCCGCCGGGAAGCAGCGCCGACGCGTCCATCCGCCCCAGGGGCCGCCGCGCGGACGAGGCGGCGTCGGCCGAGAGCACGTCGCGGGTCAGCCGGTCCAGCTGGAACATGGAGACCTCGGCCGGGCGCAGGGCGTCCACCACGGGGGCGAACCAGGCCAGGCTGGTCTCCCCCCCGAAGTGCGCCGCCAGCACGGG
The DNA window shown above is from Longimicrobium sp. and carries:
- a CDS encoding phage baseplate assembly protein V, which codes for MDLERVVARLAHEVERRFHGKYRGIVVDVEDPEMLGRIKVQVPSVLGDQVSTGWAMPCVPYGGEANRGFLFVPEVGAGVWVEFEEGDLEFPVWVGTFWSKPGGTTDLPKPNGPDGAEEEVQSPPTRKIIKTAKGHTLQFEDKDGEERIVLWEATHSHVISLDEAGVTVTDGSGNSIKTTEDGISVLDANENSVETTADGIVVTDANGNTVEMTADGIVLTDATGNVVRMTSSAFDLVAKVPFTLDASGQPIVLKGSTIDLNKA